A genomic stretch from Malus domestica chromosome 15, GDT2T_hap1 includes:
- the LOC103428267 gene encoding type I inositol polyphosphate 5-phosphatase 5: MSSSVGDANLEMTKDDADSASDNSTKNEKKKKSIIPRIFGSKRSGRDGSDEDIYKSDGDGIIDLEFEKKIAARRKAFMEATPFIRKNFSERQTSPGIESLNLSNFELSMAPATETKEFRIFVATWNVGGKSPNNGLNLQDFLQVEGSSDIYVLGFQEIVPLSAGNVLVIEDNEPAAKWLALISQALNKPQNASYNMHSSSDSSGHGSNNSSNNNKESKSPGSLNIFQKPSLKALSKSFKANSSLLKSCNCPVEFPSHERRRIRKLSDPTSKLGSISPRLTSGSDTSVDEFLAIAGIQSPSSSSDMNYRLITSKKMVGIFVSVWVRKELVPHIGHLRVSTVGRGIMGCLGNKGCISISMTLHQTSFCFVCSHLASGEKEGDELKRNADVIEILKSAQFPKVCKNPYRRPCERITDHERIIWLGDLNYRVALSYEETRVLLEDNDWDTLLEKDQLNMEREAGRVFNGFKEGQIFFAPTYKYSHNSDSYAGETTKSKKKRRTPAWCDRILWRGDGFEQLSYIRGESRFSDHRPVCAVFSVEVNVLRSKNNRFRKGYSCTAPRLEFDECMPQRHSFYEY; encoded by the exons ATGTCTTCCTCTGTTGGAGATGCCAACCTCGAAATGACCAAAGACGACGCGGATTCCGCCTCCGATAACTCTAccaagaatgaaaagaagaagaag TCTATCATTCCTAGGATTTTTGGTTCAAAGAGAAGTGGGAGGGACGGCTCAGATGAAGATATATACAAATCAGATGGGGATGGGATAATTGATCTTG aatttGAGAAAAAGATTGCTGCAAGGAGAAAAGCTTTCATGGAGGCAACTCCTTTCATTAGAAAGAATTTTTCAG AAAGACAGACTAGTCCGGGGATTGAAAGCCTAAACCTATCAAACTTCGAACTCTCTATGGCGCCAGCAACTGAGACGAAAGAATTCCG TATATTTGTTGCGACATGGAACGTGGGAGGAAAGTCACCCAACAATGGCCTGAACCTCCAAGATTTCTTGCAGGTGGAGGGGTCTTCCGACATCTATGTTTTAGG GTTTCAGGAAATTGTTCCTTTGAGTGCCGGAAACGTTTTAGTGATCGAGGACAATGAACCAGCAGCAAAATGGCTAGCCCTCATAAGCCAAGCACTTAATAAACCGCAAAATGCGTCCTACAATATGCATTCTTCCTCCGATTCATCAGGCCATGGTTCCAACAACTCATCGAATAACAACAAGGAATCCAAGTCCCCAGGCAGTCTCAACATCTTCCAGAAGCCTTCTCTCAAAGCTCTTAGCAAAAGCTTCAAGGCAAATAGTAGCCTTCTCAAGTCTTGCAACTGCCCCGTGGAATTTCCATCCCACGAAAGGCGGCGAATAAGAAAGCTCAGTGATCCTACTAGTAAATTAGGCTCAATTTCTCCTCGGCTTACTTCTGGAAGCGACACTAGTGTAGATGAATTTCTTGCAATTGCTGGGATTCAGTCCCCATCTTCCTCAAGTGACATGAATTACCGCCTTATAACAAGCAAGAAGATGGTAGGTATTTTCGTATCGGTTTGGGTGCGAAAGGAGTTAGTACCTCACATTGGCCATCTCAGAGTCTCCACGGTTGGAAGAGGAATAATGGGCTGCCTCGGAAACAAG GGATGTATATCAATAAGCATGACATTGCACCAAACGAGCTTTTGCTTCGTGTGCAGTCACTTGGCTTCCGGGGAGAAGGAAGGCGATGAGCTGAAAAGGAATGCCGACGTGATTGAGATCCTTAAAAGCGCACAATTTCCCAAGGTTTGCAAGAATCCATACCGTCGCCCTTGCGAAAGAATAACCGATCATGA AAGGATAATATGGCTTGGAGATTTGAATTATCGAGTGGCTTTGAGCTATGAAGAAACAAGAGTTTTGTTGGAGGATAATGATTGGGACACCCTTTTAGAAAAAGATCAG TTGAATATGGAAAGAGAAGCTGGGAGGGTATTTAATGGGTTCAAGGAGGGACAAATCTTCTTTGCCCCCACTTACAAGTACTCTCATAACTCAGACTCTTACGCTGGAGAAACTACCAAGTCCAAGAAGAAACGACGGACCCCAGCATG GTGCGATCGGATACTATGGCGCGGGGATGGCTTTGAGCAATTATCTTATATTCGCGGGGAGTCGAGATTCTCCGATCACAGACCCGTGTGTGCTGTGTTTTCAGTGGAAGTGAATGTGCTTAGAAGCAAAAACAACAGATTCAGAAAGGGTTACTCTTGTACTGCTCCAAGACTGGAATTTGACGAATGCATGCCTCAAAGACACAGCTTCTATGAGTACTAG